gtttttattctgcactcttctcctttaatggtaattttatgatgacaaaagaaacatggactgacggacttttattagacatagtaaaatgacaggaaagtatttgagaagtgacaggaaagttttgtaaagtaatgggaaagttcttgaactgagcaagacagtgtttaaagagtgcgagagagagtttttaaagggtgcaaacgagtgggtgagagagttgcagattgtgtgattatttatgttttgatttgtgtgattttaaatgtctttcttattctgtaaagcactttgaattaccttgtgtacgaattgtgctatacagataaacttgccttgccttgcctattccttccactgcccaACAACACCCCCactcgaggtcagcagctctccacccacactataaacagtgttggtgaagcactgcttccccctccagAGACGTcagacagtttgccagaatttctttgaggccgtccgatagtcctcctacATGGCCTCTGCAACCGCATGAGCTGTGGCACCCTTGGCCCGCcagtactcatcggctgcctcaggagtcccacgagccacgAGGCTCTaaaggactccttcttcagcttgacagcatcccttacttccggtgtccaccaccgggttcagggattgccaccgcgacaagcaccacagaccttacgaccacagttacgagcggccgcatcgacaatagaggtggagaatatggcccacttggagtccatgtccccagcctcccccaggatcagggagaagttctcccggaggtgtgagttgaagacccccctgacagagggctccaccagacgttcccaacagacacttacgatacgcttgggcctgccaggtctgtccagcttcctcctccgccagagGATTCAAcccaccaccaggtggtgatcggttgacagctcagcccctctcttcacccgagcatccaagacacgcggccggagGTGACATGACAACAGAGTCGATAATCAACCTACggcctagagtgtcctggtgccatgtgcaccgatggacacccaagtgcttgaacatggtgtttgttatggacaaactgtgactattACAGAAGTTCAATAAtagaacaccactcgggttcagatcggggaagCCATTCTTCCCAATCGGGCCCCTCCAGATGTCACTGTTGTTACCCACATGgtcattgaagtcccccagaaaaacaacggagtccccggtcggtgcactgtctagtacccctcccagggactccaagaaagccgggtactctgcactgctgtttggcccctAGGCcgccacaacagtgagagacctgtccccgacccgaaggtgcagggatgtgaccctctcgttcaccagggTGAACCCCAACAagaggcggctgagctgtggggcaatgagcaagcccacaccagctcgctgcctCTCCCCATGGGCAACGCCAAAGAAATGgagagttgggttccagagtcCAAGCCGTGCGTGGAGGcaaggccgactatatctaatcggtaacgctcaacctcccacacaagctccggctccttcctccccagtgaggtgacattccatgtccccagagccagtctccatgtccagagatccggtcgtcaaggcccccgccttcgactgccacccagatctctctgcaccagcCCCTTGCAGATCCTCTcacgggtggtgggtccacatgaggacggccccacgtcagtCGGGCTGTGCCCAGCCGGGACCCGTGGAAAAAGGCCCAGCCACCAGGCACTcactgtcgagcacccaccccaggcctggctccagggtggtgCCCTGTaaacgccggtccgggcgacaTAACTAGCCGTGATTGATCTCTCgtcataaagggcttctgaacaGCTCTtggtctgacccgtccccctcgACTTGTTTGCTATGGGTGatcctaccaggggcatgaagcccccaacaacctagctcccaggatcattcgggcactcaaacccctccactacgttaaggtggcggttcagggaggagTTGTTTAAACATATGTAAATGTATCTGAACAGGGGCATATGTAGTCAGTCTTATTTAGTAtctgaaaaattgtctaaaaaatctaattttgcCTCATATTTTTGAGTTTAAGTTTTAATAAATAAGATCTGGAATTAGATATCAACAAATGTTGTTAAATACTAGAGTGGAAAGTTTAGTCTATGTAGGTGGTTCTTTAAGGGGTGATCCTTATGTCCTTTTgggagaaaaatatattttgagaAAACAGCCTTTGAAATTACAATGTAGAGTTTTCAGTGCAGAGTGGACAATTTTGTTGTTTCTTCCTGAAAGCTTATCTGGTACGCTAGCATACATACGCCAAATCTGTACTTGAATAAAATTCAGCAGTATCATGTTTTACCATGACACAATTGTGAAATTTCTATATCAAATAATCTCAATAATGTTATGTAAAACGACGGACTATAAAATGACTGTGTCAGCGCTATAAGCTACCTGTGGTCCTCCACATCCAAGTACGCAGCCGAGTGAACTCAAATGGGAGCTATGGGAGACGGGTGAGGGGTCGCCCCTCTTAACACACAGATTGAGGTACGTACCCAGGACATACTACAgctgtgcacttttgtcgttgaCAAGAGCCTACATGTTCagtaaataaatcatacatTTCATGGCACCTACTTAAACAGCCTCTGTATCCTCATTCTGATCCAGCAATCTGTCTGATGCTCTTCTGCTGCCATTGTCATTGAGTAATCTATCCCCTGTGTGTAAAGGTGCTGAGTGGCAGTGGTAGGATGGAGCGTGTGCCCAGCAGTATAAACTGCAGAGCCTACGATAGTTGTTACGTTTGAATGAATAGTGTAAATCAAAGTTAGGCCAATTTCGTGTTGGTCCATGTTATCCACCTGGAACAGCCCTGCTGATCCATTATCCAGCAAAGCTCATCTTCTTTGGCTCAGTGGGGCTGGGGGATCGTTCCCTTAATTTCAAGATAGTACCACgtagatgtctgtgtagaccctcagtcgtccaggtctgatccatagcaaacaacaacaatatgaccagaactgaagaagcggcttggataagcagcaaaacgtcttcactcctacaagatttgtccagttgacagatttaactttgttgtttgctatagTACCATGTAACTGAGAGATAGTACCATGTAATTTCATGATAGCATCATGTTAAAACGTGATACTATGTTGTACTCTgctgtagtacctgtagtattATACAGGTTGGACATTTAATTTGATTAGGTCTATCAGTGGCACTAGAGCAGACGCTATACAAGCATGTCAGTTTCACTTGCCTGACCTCTAACACTTCCGGGAGCTGCCCTAAGCCCCTCACACTATGCTGCTGTTTTGGTAGCTTCCAGTCCATTTTCCACCTTGCTTATTCCATCCTCATGTCCACGTATCAGTTAAATGTAGGTTCCGGACCGTGATACTGGTTTTTACACTGTTTTGCCATCTCTTGCTGCCTCCCTGAGAAGATATCTCCTTTCTTTTTGAAAAACAACAGTCTTTGAAAATGGAACTACGTGAACATTTGAATGAACCGATTATGTCTCCTCGCTTACACAGAAAATGATTTGTTACCTATTTAAGTGATTATACTGAAAAAACTGTTCATACTTATTTATAATTCCTTTTGTGGCTTTGTTGGATATGTTAGGAttatagtttagtccttgttttgtatGTTTACTATTTTTGTTCACTGTCGCATTGCCACACTTGTATGcaagagaccaaactgaccaaaaatctaaaaaatctCCCTTTAAAACTGCTTTAATTTAACTGTTGTGTGCCAGGTAAATTATGACTGCACATGATCACTGCAAAAACCATGAATTATAGTTTAACCAGGTCATTTAAATTACTTCCAAGATTCAATACATATTCCATCacataataaatgaaaaaaaaaaagcctaagaCATTTTACCTGACTGAACACACATGTCAAGCTCACGTTACAGCAATAACCAATAACTGAGTGTAGCGCACAGAAGCCTCCAGAGCATTGTCAGTTCACATAAAAGAGCTGCAGGTCTGGGATGGATGTGGAGGACAATGTTTACCACCTTCACTTGCTCACACCTCTGGACTGACTTCTGCAGCCACAATGCAGTACAATAATGGCACCAGGATAAACCACTTCTTCCTCACTGGATTCCCTGGACTCTCTGCTCAGTACTATGCACCTGTGTCAGTGGTGCTTCTCATTGTCTTCTTGGCTATAGCTTTTGGCAACATTTTTATAATAGCACTTGTCAAATGTGAACGTTCTCTTCATAAACCAACTTACTTAATATTCTGTCATCTTGCACTGACTGATTTAGCATTTGGAACGACGACACTCCCCAAAATTATTTCCAAATACTGGTTTGATGATAGCTTGATAGAATTTAACAGCTGTTTTGTccaaatgttttttgtgcattttttaggaGCAGCTCACTCCCTTATTCTAATGGTCATGGCCTTAGATCGATTTTTAGCTATTTCCTTTCCTCTGCGTTACCCTAATATTTTCACAAACACTACTGCATCATTTCTATGTGGTCTGTCATGGTTAATTTCAATTTCTTGGATGATTTTTATAGCAATAGATGCGTATACTTTATCTTACTGTGAATCTAATATCATTGTCCAGTGCTACTGCGACCACATTGGCATCACTGCGCTGGGATGTGAGAATGTGCGAGATGTACAGGTCATAGCTTTTGGTGGCGCTATGTTTTTCTTGTTAGTGCCATTgacttttattatattttcttattttgctATCATCGTGGCCGTCATGAGGATATCCAGCCACGAGAGCCGTGTAAGGACCCTTTCAACATGCACTCCACAGCTGCTTATCACATTACTGTATTACGCGCCCAGATGCTTTGTGTATCTGGCCAACAATGTAGGTTTCACATTTAGTGTTCCTGTTCGTATTTTAGTGGTTATGCTTTATAGTCTGATACCTGCAGCAGTGAATCCACTGATATActgctttaaaacaaaaaatatcaaagAATGTTTGAATAAAAGATATAATAGGACAAAAGTCCAGGTGGGTTTATGGCAATAGTCACATAAGAACAGCTGCACAGAAAATGTATTAGTGTTAACCGAGCTTCTTATCAATCAAATGTGTAATAGTCTTCTATTGTAATTTAACAGTAATGATGCACTTGTGTGTATTAGTCTGAAAaaatgtcacaataacatatgtGCAATAAATAAAGTGCAAGTTATTCATTAAGGAATTTTGTCAGAATCCATCAATCCATTCATCAACTGTCAAGAGTTTCAATGGGTTgggttttaaatattttaattatttttggtaCAAGTTTAATTTCAAATAACACAATCCAGGTGTGAATCATCATCTAACAGTCATCTAACTTGTCTTCTTCATGAGCCATCAAGTGAGTGTTTTGCTTGTGCATTTCACTTTGCTTTAACCCTGTTATCAAAATGTCCTTCATGGCTATCTGAGTTTTCCAAGTATGGGGGAAAAAACTGAACTTTTAAGGTGTTGGACGCGTTCAAAGTCATATCTCACTTTCCTAGCACTTTCATAATATCTCACTTTCCTAGCAATTTCATAATATTTTCAATTCTTCACTGCAATGATCTTCTATACATGTTTCATAACTTTCCAAAGGAAAAAGCAGAGTTACAGGGTCACTGCTAACAACTAGCCTGCTTTATTTCAGACAGCAATGAATAAATTAGATGGAGACATGGAAATGAATAACCACACGTCATACATGCTCTTTCCCCAGCTCTCCAAAAAATAGATCTATAAGCTCCTTTGATCTCTGCTGAGGTCCGACGGCATTATTCAcattaaacacatacacaaGCCGTCAGTCGCTAAAACTTGCCTGACCAGTTCAGCAATTTGCTGAAGTTAACTTTGAAAGAATGacttcctctttccttctcaAAAGAGAGGGGATCATTTGAAGTACTTCATGGCCAGTACAGGTAATTGATGATGGAACCCGTCTAAAAAGTCCTGTGTCAGTCCTCTGTCTACTTCACGTTGTTGGAGTCAGAGATGACGTTGACAATTCCTGACTTGAAAAATGCAGCAACACTCATACCTCTGTTGTGCCGGCATCGTTTTGGAGGAGTTTGGGAAGTTGACAAGAATGAAAAAAGTAGCTAAAATGATGTCTGAAATTAAGCTAATGTTTGCTATATGCAATTTCCATAGCCATGTTTCGATTGGCACAGTATGCTTGGGCTGCCTTGGCGGGTCAATTTGGTGAGGCCACCTCGAACCGAGTTATGTCTCTATGCAGTGGGTCTGCCATGTAAGCAAATAACatcaccaaaaaaataaaaaaaatattatctgagtaaatctaaaataaattgcACACGAATTATACTTAATCACAAGGTGTTCTGGCATTGTGAGATGGGGCTAAAGCTAGCAACAAGAAACTTTCAATCTATtgtcagctttttctgcatttatttcactgctCTGAGTCTCTATATTCactcaaaaaaataattctttGGATTTACTTAAAAGCATTGCGTCATCCGGTTGCACGCAATCACATTGAGTAATTGTTGTAAAGTATGCTTATATAGTACGTACTTAACATACTTCAATAGGGTCTATGTAGATGGATTAAATATATACTAGATATTTTCATTACATAGTTAACATTGTGTAATCTCTTTATAAAATACTTAATAGTAATTACTCAAGATTCTTAGGTAAATCTTAAGAATTCGCATTCTTAACCCTAATTCAAACATATTAAGTAACTTGTATTAAATACCATTAAATAGAATTAACATCACTACAGTaacttaatattatgaataaaacacattcatatttacTCAGTGCAGTTGCATGCAACCGGATGACGCAACATTGTTAAGTATCGCTTACAAAAGCAAGTCAAGTTTCCCAGAAGTGAACAAGAAACAGCATCAGGAATAATTTTACAATTCTtcatttattgtcttttttagaacatgacattttaaaaccatgctTTAGTGCAAAACTAgcgcacatttttacatctcaaaaccaaaactttttttttttaaacttgaaaaGTGCAACATGACGTTTTATAAAACTGCTTCCCAATTGTGAAGAATTAACTTTACAAAGAGCAACCAACCTGCAAACATTAAAATTTGTAAACACGCCTCTTTAGGGCAGTCCTCTTTAAGTGAATAGGGTCTAttctaaaaacataacataacctTTCTAAAATAGCTGTCCTTGTTTGAAAAATTTACTTAGCAAACAACAGATAAGAttgtgaaaaaagtaaataaaatatgtatgaaaAGGACAACATTTTGTCCCAAACCAACACATATGGTGCAAAGTAGCACctactaaaaatataaatattgataTTAATATCAAATTTGAGATATTGTGAATGTTTATGAATATCTGCAAAATAGGCAGAGATATTCAAACTTTCATCAATAATATgcttcatttgaacatttttgcagtaGCATTCTGGAAACCATCTTTGAACATTGTGAACAAGTGTATTAATGTATTgactaaaattgtgaaaaatcatcACAGACTTGCAATTTGCAATAATGAACTTTAATGAgcaaatttaaaacttaaaaaaataatacagtgaACTTATTGGAATGTACTAAAGTCTACTTAACGTGTTCCTTTTTAGcaaagaatattttaaataaaataaagttgttttttaatcaaaaagtAAGTGAAgcatttcaaaaatgttttcagtaATCCTGATTTGGaaatttaaatttgattgtTTACACTTGGCTTACTGCTCATCTGAGatcaccaaaaaataaatacatacatttttgttcatatttccaACCTCTAGTGCAAAGTAAACACTGAAAGAACAGCAGCccatcttaaaaaaataaaaagttgtaaaatatgGTCAGCTAATCTACTCAAGAAGCTTGTTTTTTAGAATTTGgattttgtttgacattttttgttatCAAGCTCCATCAACACCTTTTGGTAAAATTCAAAAGTGTACTTGAGATCCCGTGGGTAGTTCAAGTTTAGCACATACATCAGTCCAAAGCGCAAAGGGAAAGCAGTGGCAACCTCACGAAGATCCTGCAGTACAGAGACTCCCTCAATGATGATTCCCACATGCTCTGGATCTTCCTTGCCACCATCATCCCCTtcatgcataaataaaaaaataaatgccaaTAGAGGTCTTTGCCATTTGTTGCTGGGCATTAAGGAAATCAATATTctaaaaaaagacacacaaaaaataatttattacagTGAACGCTCACTATAACGCGCTTCACCGACTtcgcatatttttttttaccgtgcattgtgttctagaTCGGCACAAGAATTGAACTTGAGTCATGTCATTCATAACAGTTCTCAAACTTAATGGAAGGTGTCATGTCCGTTTATAAAAATCTTCTTgctcagaaaaagaaagattacCAACAACGACCCATGACAATGTTCTTCTCTCTGAGAAACACTCCTGCGTAGCCTTCAGTAGAAAAAGACACTACAGCACTATTTCATGGATTTCATTTTTCCCAGGTTATATTCGGAACGTAAACCCCCACCATAAACAAAGGTTCACTGTACAAGTTTTTCCAATAACATCAACGTATTCTTTTTATAAGAGATATAAACATTCTCGACTTAAAGAATGAGGGACacaggtgtggtggtggtgggggtgaGGAAATAAGAGGACTGTAGTTGTCTCACCTTTGATGCGGACAGTGACTAAGACCCAACACCAGGGGTCCATCTTTATAAGACTAAAGTACCAAAATATGCTTTTCTGCTGGACACAAATAAATCTTTACACCCATAGATACGTTATACCAAAACCATTAGTCATTAacaataagtaagtaaaattctgatattttcctcaaaatagtattattattattattattaaaattaacatttcatACAATAAACTTACTACATATTCTTTTATCATGTTGCTTGGATCTTCATTCAGATAAACAGAAAGGGCCTTCAGGGTACAACATCTTCTTTGGTCAATGGAGTctctctgaaaaataaataaataaataaaatgaaatttggGAGTAAATTAGGACCTATGCAGGGATTTCATACTTAAACGCTACTTTATTCATTCTGTATGTTCTATATGTGCCAAATGTTaaaaccattttatatttttaaaaatacaataacaataatattctgatttaaacttttttttaaacactttaatacacagtatttttcaactttttaagcGACGGCACACTTTTTTTTGGATTGAAGACATTCTGTGACCaccatttataaatgtttttcacaatttttataaaaacaaaaaaaatcctataAAGACTGTATTaatgttagcttgttagctgtacaaaatatattgttaaaaaccatTATGTTGAGATGTTAACAGTCTAAtacatccatttataaataGTAACTAATTTATTGGAAATGTTTTCAAGGCACACCTAATACAACCTTTATCTCCTAGAGAGACACTtttacaaaccaaaaataacagttACGGTTGTAAGAAAACATTGTCAATATAACAGCAATAGTAAGCCTTAGTTGGAAACATACAAACATCTTTAGCTAGCTAAATATACATTTACAAGGGTTATATAGGGCATGTGTTAGATCTAATTTGAATTATTCAATACAGCATGTGGAGCGCAACTAGTAGCTCCTGAGCGACAGGTCGGAGACCCCTGCTGTGTACactatttaaatagattttaataaaatgaaagtggTGGTTCTGAGTAATGAAATTATTTCcaagtttaaaatgacaaatctcATTAATTCCTGTCATGATTTCTGTTATCTTCCGTCCAGGttttcctcccttctttctAAAGATTTTCATCAGTTTAGGAGCATAAAGATCCAGCTGTGACATGAACTTTGAGGCCAATGGCATTGTGGTGATTCGTCTGAACTCTGCATTAATCTAGaagacagtgaaataaaaatgtatttaaattattatttttttcctgccccaaataccaaattataaatgtatatagcACAAAGAGATTTTTTATTCTTCCCCCACAAGGAATTCATTGTTCAGAAAATTTAGACCATCTCGAAAAGACCTATATTGTTTCTCATTAACTGACTGATGTTCCTTGTGACTATCAACAATGTTTTGCAGaatatgtttttggtgaagtAACTGCTGCAATGACTTCAGGATGGGAACATACTGGAAAGAACGCTGGGTTTGAGAATCAAGAATATATTCGACTGGTTCAATCACttgaaagtgttttttgtaataCTGTTTGCGCTTGTAAGAAGTAGCAAGTGGGCCTTCTTTTGCTATAGCTTTTAACAAAGGATTAGATGATATTGTGCAACTCAGTTCTTCAATGACATGGTGGTCTGCACAGATGTTATGTTTTCCAAGAGTATCTGTGACGATCTTCTTTGATATAGGCACAGATGCAGAACTGATCAAATAATGAAGTTCAGAAAGCAGTTCATCAATTGCAACACTTGGAACATGATAGCAGTTTTCAAGCTTCAATAAAAGAGATGCTAAGTTCAACTCTATAACATCTGACAAGCCTTTATCCTCTATGTCAGTGGCTTCAGTGTCATCACCACCTGCATTGCTGTCATCAGCAAGGGTCCCTTCTGAAGCAACACAAGCTGAGGTTTGGCTTTCAATGGTGTTCACAATCCCTGGTTTAAAGTCTTCTAAGGTGTATGGCGTGTGCTTCCGGGTTTTATGCGACTTGAATGTACCATAGATATTTGTTTGGTAAGAGCAACCCTTAAACATACAATGCACTGTCTCACTACTTTTTAGATGAGTGTTAATATGAGAAAAAATACTCTTTTTCTGTAGCAAGACCACTAAATGTACACAGATGGCAGCTAAATGTTGCAacagttatgtgttttttgtgtggatGTACTCTGCTTGTATGGCTATAAAGAGTTTCAAAAGTCTTGAACACGGGCAATCCaaatatatacatggacataaTGGTCTGGAAACATGAACTAACTTGTAGTGCCTAAACAAACGCGTCCTTGTTGACACCACCTTCTGGCACAATTTACACTGCCACATCAGCACATCTgtggaaaaaaagacaaagcataagacatatatttttcaatagcattttaaatattttaattaatatttttgttattttatagcACTGCCTTCTGAAACTGGATTCTCAAACTTTGAAGCTCACCATGTATAATTGGACTGTGTAATAAATGAGCTATTTAGCTATAATTTTGTGCTTTATGAGCTTTATCTGTCTGCACATTGGCCCTCCAAATACAAAACTACTAAAACCCACATTTGAAGGTTTATAAAATCCAAATTTCACAAATTTCCAAATTTCTATCTGTGTAGGTAATTTTATCTTGTCTTATGGTCATTACAATAACTTTATAAAAGACTACATTAGATACATGTTCAATAATTTCATGATAACTCTATACATAAAACTAATTgatttgatcattaaaatatgcaaacaaaatCTTATTACAAAATGGAGGGAAGATTTATTATTTGTTCTACTTGTAATACAATGGCAGGAGTGATCCTGCATGCTCAAACCCTATCGAAGTATTTACAAAAAGATAATAAAGATAATACAGATAACTGAATTCCTTATTCAGTCTCCCTCTTCACCGGGATACAGCCCGAGGCTCCACAGTCACGTCATCGCGGCGGTTGTGCCTGCCCACCGCCGCTTTCGCACGCACCACTACAGCTTTCATTTGGTCTCCGCTGGTCTCCGCTCACACACCCACCGACCGACCGGTCCGCCCCGCGCTCATACATTCTTCCCATTCTCCCCCACGCCAGTGTAACACGTGCAGTGTAGCACGTGCAGCAGCCCCAGTCTGTAGTGCAAAAAGTATGCTAAC
This Periophthalmus magnuspinnatus isolate fPerMag1 chromosome 13, fPerMag1.2.pri, whole genome shotgun sequence DNA region includes the following protein-coding sequences:
- the LOC117380655 gene encoding olfactory receptor 52E8-like, with the translated sequence MQYNNGTRINHFFLTGFPGLSAQYYAPVSVVLLIVFLAIAFGNIFIIALVKCERSLHKPTYLIFCHLALTDLAFGTTTLPKIISKYWFDDSLIEFNSCFVQMFFVHFLGAAHSLILMVMALDRFLAISFPLRYPNIFTNTTASFLCGLSWLISISWMIFIAIDAYTLSYCESNIIVQCYCDHIGITALGCENVRDVQVIAFGGAMFFLLVPLTFIIFSYFAIIVAVMRISSHESRVRTLSTCTPQLLITLLYYAPRCFVYLANNVGFTFSVPVRILVVMLYSLIPAAVNPLIYCFKTKNIKECLNKRYNRTKVQVGLWQ